In a genomic window of Glycine max cultivar Williams 82 chromosome 13, Glycine_max_v4.0, whole genome shotgun sequence:
- the LOC100809011 gene encoding mediator of RNA polymerase II transcription subunit 8 isoform X2, whose translation MEGGEGGEGLNQAVQQQLNLKQVKTRAISLFKAISRILEDFEAYGRTNSTPKWQDILGQYSMVNLELFNIVDDIKKVSKAFLVHPKNVNADNATILPVMLSSKLLPEMETDDTAKRDQLLLGMQNLPIPTQIEKLKARLDLISAACEGAEKVLADTRKAYCFGTRQGPAAIAPATLDKGQAAKIQEQENLLRSAVNAGDGLRIPGDQRHITPAQPPLHLADALPVVIANDPTTAQPQPQLSANTMGMPAQNSLLQASSATVSQLLGRSAASPSAATTTTTSFDNITASPIPYANSPRSSTNIMNSPSPQQQQTQQQPPVLQQQQQRQKFMQLPQQQQQHQILAQQQQFRQSAMQGLGQLHGQHQMQFSQPLGHQQFQGRQLPSGHVQHGIGQSQLNQGNQMTRLSQFSGPANSALFSAAQTTPNTQMLGLSGNNPQRSHPSQMLSDQVFNMGGGNPGGMMPIQQQQQQQQQQQHGSQAFGSMANAQNLQSGLVTLQNTQQNHPNFSQQRQQNPQ comes from the exons ATGGAGGGGGGCGAGGGAGGAGAGGGGTTGAACCAGGCAGTGCAGCAGCAGCTAAATCTGAAGCAAGTGAAGACCCGCGCTATCAGCCTCTTCAAAGCCATCTCTCGTATTCTTGAAGATTTCGAGGCCTACGGTCGCACCAACTCTACCCCCAAATGGCAAGACATTCTGGGTCAATATTCTATGGTCAACCTTGAGCTTTTCAACATCGTCGATGACATCAAGAAGGTGTCCAAGGCCTTTCTGGTCCATCCCAAGAATGTTAATGCCGACAATGCTACCATACTCCCTGTCATGCTTTCCTCCAAACTACTCCCTGAAATGGAGACCGACGACACCGCTAAGAGAGATCAATTGCTTCTGGGGATGCAAAACCTCCCAATTCCAACGCAAATTGAGAAGCTCAAG GCCCGTCTTGATCTGATTTCCGCAGCCTGTGAAGGTGCTGAAAAAGTGTTGGCTGACACTCGCAAAGCCTACTGCTTCGGAACTCGTCAAGGCCCAGCCGCCATTGCCCCGGCCACTCTAGACAAGGGTCAGGCTGCCAAAATTCAAGAGCAAGAAAATCTACTCCGTTCTGCTGTCAATGCCGGTGACGGATTACGGATACCAGGAGACCAGAGGCACATCACTCCTGCACAACCTCCATTGCATTTAGCAGATGCACTTCCTGTCGTCATTGCCAATGACCCTACTACTGCACAACCGCAACCACAACTCTCAGCAAACACCATGGGCATGCCTGCCCAGAATTCCTTGTTACAGGCCTCCTCCGCAACCGTATCACAACTTTTGGGAAGATCAGCAGCATCTCCTTCTGCtgcaaccaccaccaccacttctTTTGACAATATAACAGCTTCCCCAATCCCATATGCCAATTCACCTAGGTCTTCTACAAACATCATGAACTCTCCAtcccctcagcaacaacaaaccCAACAACAGCCACCAGTgctgcagcagcagcagcaacgacagaaattcatgcaattacctcaacagcagcagcagcaccAAATTCTTGCTCAGCAGCAACAGTTCAGGCAGTCTGCAATGCAAGGACTGGGACAG TTGCACGGACAACATCAGATGCAATTTTCTCAACCACTTGGGCACCAGCAATTTCAGGGTAGGCAGCTGCCTTCAGGACATGTTCAGCATGGCATTGGTCAAAGCCAACTCAATCAAGGAAACCAAATGACTCGATTAAGCCAGTTTTCTGGTCCTGCTAACAGTGCGCTATTCAGTGCTGCTCAAACAACACCTAATACTCAAATG TTAGGATTATCTGGAAACAACCCTCAGCGAAGTCATCCTTCCCAAATGTTGAGTGATCAGG TGTTTAACATGGGAGGTGGCAATCCTGGTGGTATGATGCCCAtacaacagcagcagcagcagcagcagcagcaacaacatgGTTCACAAGCATTTGGTAGCATGGCAAATGCTCAGAATCTACAATCTGGGTTGGTGACACTTCAAAACACACAACAGAATCACCCCAATTTCTCTCAGCAGAGACAGCAAAATCCACAGTGA
- the LOC100809011 gene encoding mediator of RNA polymerase II transcription subunit 8 isoform X1 yields MEGGEGGEGLNQAVQQQLNLKQVKTRAISLFKAISRILEDFEAYGRTNSTPKWQDILGQYSMVNLELFNIVDDIKKVSKAFLVHPKNVNADNATILPVMLSSKLLPEMETDDTAKRDQLLLGMQNLPIPTQIEKLKARLDLISAACEGAEKVLADTRKAYCFGTRQGPAAIAPATLDKGQAAKIQEQENLLRSAVNAGDGLRIPGDQRHITPAQPPLHLADALPVVIANDPTTAQPQPQLSANTMGMPAQNSLLQASSATVSQLLGRSAASPSAATTTTTSFDNITASPIPYANSPRSSTNIMNSPSPQQQQTQQQPPVLQQQQQRQKFMQLPQQQQQHQILAQQQQFRQSAMQGLGQLHGQHQMQFSQPLGHQQFQGRQLPSGHVQHGIGQSQLNQGNQMTRLSQFSGPANSALFSAAQTTPNTQMIPNISGTLPSQSLLPRVQLGLSGNNPQRSHPSQMLSDQVFNMGGGNPGGMMPIQQQQQQQQQQQHGSQAFGSMANAQNLQSGLVTLQNTQQNHPNFSQQRQQNPQ; encoded by the exons ATGGAGGGGGGCGAGGGAGGAGAGGGGTTGAACCAGGCAGTGCAGCAGCAGCTAAATCTGAAGCAAGTGAAGACCCGCGCTATCAGCCTCTTCAAAGCCATCTCTCGTATTCTTGAAGATTTCGAGGCCTACGGTCGCACCAACTCTACCCCCAAATGGCAAGACATTCTGGGTCAATATTCTATGGTCAACCTTGAGCTTTTCAACATCGTCGATGACATCAAGAAGGTGTCCAAGGCCTTTCTGGTCCATCCCAAGAATGTTAATGCCGACAATGCTACCATACTCCCTGTCATGCTTTCCTCCAAACTACTCCCTGAAATGGAGACCGACGACACCGCTAAGAGAGATCAATTGCTTCTGGGGATGCAAAACCTCCCAATTCCAACGCAAATTGAGAAGCTCAAG GCCCGTCTTGATCTGATTTCCGCAGCCTGTGAAGGTGCTGAAAAAGTGTTGGCTGACACTCGCAAAGCCTACTGCTTCGGAACTCGTCAAGGCCCAGCCGCCATTGCCCCGGCCACTCTAGACAAGGGTCAGGCTGCCAAAATTCAAGAGCAAGAAAATCTACTCCGTTCTGCTGTCAATGCCGGTGACGGATTACGGATACCAGGAGACCAGAGGCACATCACTCCTGCACAACCTCCATTGCATTTAGCAGATGCACTTCCTGTCGTCATTGCCAATGACCCTACTACTGCACAACCGCAACCACAACTCTCAGCAAACACCATGGGCATGCCTGCCCAGAATTCCTTGTTACAGGCCTCCTCCGCAACCGTATCACAACTTTTGGGAAGATCAGCAGCATCTCCTTCTGCtgcaaccaccaccaccacttctTTTGACAATATAACAGCTTCCCCAATCCCATATGCCAATTCACCTAGGTCTTCTACAAACATCATGAACTCTCCAtcccctcagcaacaacaaaccCAACAACAGCCACCAGTgctgcagcagcagcagcaacgacagaaattcatgcaattacctcaacagcagcagcagcaccAAATTCTTGCTCAGCAGCAACAGTTCAGGCAGTCTGCAATGCAAGGACTGGGACAG TTGCACGGACAACATCAGATGCAATTTTCTCAACCACTTGGGCACCAGCAATTTCAGGGTAGGCAGCTGCCTTCAGGACATGTTCAGCATGGCATTGGTCAAAGCCAACTCAATCAAGGAAACCAAATGACTCGATTAAGCCAGTTTTCTGGTCCTGCTAACAGTGCGCTATTCAGTGCTGCTCAAACAACACCTAATACTCAAATG ATTCCAAACATTTCCGGCACATTACCTTCACAGTCCCTTCTCCCACGGGTGCAG TTAGGATTATCTGGAAACAACCCTCAGCGAAGTCATCCTTCCCAAATGTTGAGTGATCAGG TGTTTAACATGGGAGGTGGCAATCCTGGTGGTATGATGCCCAtacaacagcagcagcagcagcagcagcagcaacaacatgGTTCACAAGCATTTGGTAGCATGGCAAATGCTCAGAATCTACAATCTGGGTTGGTGACACTTCAAAACACACAACAGAATCACCCCAATTTCTCTCAGCAGAGACAGCAAAATCCACAGTGA
- the LOC100809560 gene encoding uncharacterized protein: MSYCWQIHTLASKALVPIPQSQSQSLFFPYSHSHSSICVGLSRRVPCSRLQEMSVVESSSQYQYQQQQQQSTTTDYYPSVRDDEEGEGISKIRVPRQKHIPVSKSQLLDAIILSIQDDIDAHHFRLLTSCLDSILHAEHKTILEEMRSDYQLTDSLQQLVSNPNVKEEGNLYDYQPALDLTALLRSLDIPTKKDYDTGSRVTIATRFQRAFMQLLSNAQFEELSARDLMLTSALNTDYLLTLPIYVDWKRAYESNAIIFRRGYATEKQKGLLIVEKLDYLQSKFLRRTFFAISEPLTKLGTWISELYENACQKHEVQNWTERLRLWLKELSLFQKSLLYNDPASDEQIGVDQVPNAELPIWLAAQRAVARYEGILSPVGPRGRLLRRLLSWIGLIPPMPETPFEVHNDNNAPEPYLRPTFLSRISLSDIWRPASRKYCRNDTWKMLKTSISILFSQSVLQEPAFEELILLYTKEVEETNAKDKAEVPSLQLKIYERIPIPDLPVIFPHKKLSFRIIDTVRLDVATILGLLAYFINYKFENVLSSPSAILLDVVAVSALIIYGSRVVLGYKQTWDRYQLLVNKTLYEKTLASGFGSVHFLLDASEQQQYKEAILAYAILLKAEKSQVISRQSVGEKCERFMYEVFKVKVEMPIDKALNTLLRLGLATESSIDGRRGLLAMPCPKAYEALKERWNSLLS; this comes from the exons ATGTCATATTGTTGGCAAATACACACTTTGGCGAGCAAGGCTCTTGTTCCAATTCCACAGTCACAGTCACAGTCATTGTTTTTTCCTTATTCACATTCCCATAGCAGTATCTGTGTGGGTCTGAGTCGGAGGGTTCCTTGTTCACGGCTTCAGGAAATGTCCGTAGTAGAGTCATCCTCACAATACCAGTAtcaacaacagcagcaacagAGCACCACCACCGACTACTATCCCAGTGTCAGAGATGatgaagaaggtgaaggaatTTCTAAAATACGAGTGCCCAGACAGAAACACATCCCTGTTTCCAAGTCCCAACTCCTAGACGCCATCATCCTCTCTATCCAAGATGATATTGATGCCCATCACTTTCGTCTTCTCACCTC ATGCTTAGACTCTATACTTCATGCCGAGCATAAAACTATCTTAGAGGAGATGCGTTCCGATTATCAACTTACCGATTCACTCCAACAACTTGTGTCCAATCCCAATGTCAAGGAGGAAGGGAACCTCTATGACTATCAGCCTGCTTTGGACCTCACCGCTCTTTTACGATCTCTCGACATACCTACCAAGAAAGATTATGATACCGGCTCCAG AGTTACCATTGCTACCCGTTTCCAACGTGCTTTCATGCAGCTTCTTTCAAATGCACAATTTGAAGAACTATCAGCTAGGGACCTGATGTTAACGTCTGCATTGAACACAGACTATCTCCTTACCTTGCCAATATATGTTGATTGGAAGAGAGCATATGAGTCTAATGCCATAATATTTAG GCGTGGTTATGCAACTGAGAAGCAGAAGGGCCTATTAATTGTTGAAAAACTGGATTACTTACAGTCTAAGTTTCTTCGAAGGACCTTCTTTGCTATATCAGAACCACTAACAAAACTTGGCACCTGGATAAGCGAG CTTTACGAAAATGCCTGTCAGAAACATGAAGTACAAAATTGGACTGAAAGATTGAGGCTTTGGCTAAAGGAATTGTCATTATTTCAGAAATCACTACTTTATAATGACCCTGCTTCAGATGAGCAAATAGGTGTGGACCAAGTACCAAATGCAGAACTTCCTATTTGGCTGGCTGCTCAAAGGGCAGTAGCTCGATATGAAGGGATTTTGTCACCAGTTGGTCCTCGTGGAAGGCTCTTGAGGAGATTGCTTTCTTGGATAGGACTTATTCCACCTATGCCAGAAACACCTTTTGAGGTTCACAATGATAATAACGCTCCTGAACCATACCTAAG GCCTACTTTTTTATCAAGGATATCACTAAGTGATATATGGAGACCTGCATCAAGGAAATACTGCAGAAATGATACTTGGAAAATGTTGAAAACTTCCATTTCCATACTTTTCTCACAGTCAGTCCTGCAG GAGCCAGCATTTGAAGAATTAATTCTACTGTATACCAAGGAAGTTGAGGAAACAAATGCTAAAGATAAAGCAGAGGTTCCATCATTGCAATTAAAGATCTATGAGAGAATTCCTATTCCAGATTTACCG GTAATTTTCCCTCACAAAAAGCTATCATTCCGCATCATAGACACA GTGCGCTTGGATGTTGCCACAATTTTAGGACTTCTGGCATACTTCATAAACTACAAATTTGAGAATGTCTTATCTTCCCC ATCAGCAATATTACTTGATGTAGTTGCTGTAAGTGCCCTAATAATATATGGGAGTCGTGTGGTTCTAGGCTACAAACAGACATGGGATAGGTATCAG TTGTTAGTCAACAAGACACTTTATGAAAAAACATTGGCAAGTGGCTTTGGCTCAGTGCATTTTCTTCTAGATGCTTCTGAACAGCAGCAA TACAAGGAAGCTATTTTGGCTTATGCCATCCTGCTCAAAGCAGAGAAGAGTCAG GTTATTTCTCGGCAAAGTGTTGGAGAGAAGTGTGAGAGATTCATGTATGAAGTGTTTAAAGTAAAG GTTGAAATGCCAATTGACAAGGCACTCAATACATTATTAAGGCTGGGCTTAGCAACTGAATCTAGTATTGATGGAAGGCGGGGATTGCTGGCTATGCCTTGTCCGAAGGCTTATGAGGCCCTTAAAGAACGATGGAATAGTTTGCTCAGTTAA